A stretch of DNA from Erwinia aphidicola:
GCCTGACCATCCGCTGGCGGCGAAGAGCAAAGTGTCGATTGAAGAACTTGCAGAATATCCATTAGTCACCTACACCTTCGGTTTTACGGGCCGTTCAGAACTGGACACGGCGTTTAACCGTGCCGGGCTGACCCCACGGATTGTCTTTACTGCAACCGATGCTGACGTGATAAAAACCTATGTCCGGCTGGGACTGGGGGTAGGGGTAATTGCCAGTATGGCGGTGGACCCCGTATCCGATCCTGACCTGGTGAGAATTGAAGCGACCGACGTCTTTAGCTACAGCACCACCAAAATTGGCTTCCGCCGCAGCACCTTCCTGCGCAGCTATATGTATGACTTCATCCAGCGCTTTGCGCCGCATCTGACGCGTGATGTTGTTGATACTGCTGTAGGTTTACGCTCGAATGAAGATATTGAAGCGATGTTCAAAGACATCAAGCTGCCGGCAAAGTAGTAACCCACAATATTATTGATGATATAAGTGGGCCGCTTGCGGCCCACTTTTTTTATGATTGGTGCCACCGATTACTGCAAACGTTAACCCCATTTCATTATTTTTTCGTAAATGAAACATGTATCACATGTTCCTTCATTGTTATTTCTTAAATGAGAAACAGTACACACTTTTCATTGTCGCTCTTTGCGCCAGGATAGGATGATTCTCATACTCTAGTTAAAAGGAGTGGAGATCGCCTGTGGCCTGAGGCGTGCTAAATTTATCTCTAATTTAGGCTGGACCTAATAGAGGGGCCAATGCAACCAGTTTGGGTTAAGGAGTAATTATTCCCCTTAAGTTAACTTAGCGTTTTTAATTAATCTTTTTGATGCTTGATAAATCCTGTTAATCGTTTTGTTCAATAAAAATTACTGGATTTTGCAACACAGAATGTTTAGGATTCATCCTAATTTCTGATTGGTTCAAACAATCGTTTTAATGAGAGTGATTATCAAAAACTATGGCTACTAGATTATCTGTACAACCCGACTTCGGGGACAAAACCATCAAGGTTGAGCGTAACAGCAATCTGAAACGCAAAGCCTGGCTCACGGTATTCGCTGCTTCCTCATTGTTCTGGGTTGTGGTTGCTTTATCTGTCTGGCGTATTTGGGGGTAACAATGCAACTTGGACTGCACGATCGTAAAGCACAGCAGGTACGTAAAACCGAGCGTTTTTGCAAAGGCAAAAATGACACTCAGGATTCGATTCCAGCATCATGGAATCTGAATGAACTGCAGCGTAATTTTATTGAGTCAATGTTCGAAGACAAGAAAGCAAAATAAGTCACGACGTGACTATTTCCCAGGCAACCTTGCCGGGCATTATTATTAAAACAGATTCATTTAATCTTAAGACCGAACCACTGGTCAGGGCTTCTTGACGCCCAATTCTGATGGTAACGCCATCATTTAACGGTGAAATCCTTGTGGTAGATGCCGAGGATTTAATGCGGTACGTTTTGGTCAGCAGTGGCCTGAGAGAGAATATGAT
This window harbors:
- a CDS encoding AraC family transcriptional regulator, translating into MQLGLHDRKAQQVRKTERFCKGKNDTQDSIPASWNLNELQRNFIESMFEDKKAK
- a CDS encoding YmiA family putative membrane protein produces the protein MATRLSVQPDFGDKTIKVERNSNLKRKAWLTVFAASSLFWVVVALSVWRIWG